The following are encoded in a window of Candidatus Methylomirabilota bacterium genomic DNA:
- a CDS encoding aldo/keto reductase, whose amino-acid sequence MKRPPMERVELGRTGLKVSRLAFGTGYLAGRVGAGARLLAEAYEVGVNFWDTSDDYGTHPHVRQALKEIGRDDVVVATKTYAATALGARRSVTRALRELGVGAVDLFLL is encoded by the coding sequence ATGAAAAGGCCGCCGATGGAGCGGGTCGAGTTGGGCCGTACGGGTCTCAAGGTCTCACGCCTGGCCTTCGGCACCGGCTACCTGGCGGGTCGGGTCGGGGCCGGTGCGCGACTCCTCGCCGAAGCGTACGAGGTCGGCGTCAACTTCTGGGACACCTCAGACGACTACGGCACTCACCCCCACGTGCGCCAGGCCCTGAAGGAGATCGGACGGGACGACGTGGTGGTGGCCACCAAGACCTACGCAGCCACGGCCCTGGGGGCCCGCCGCTCGGTCACCAGGGCCCTCAGGGAGCTCGGCGTAGGGGCGGTGGACCTTTTTTTACT